From Trichoplusia ni isolate ovarian cell line Hi5 chromosome 11, tn1, whole genome shotgun sequence, the proteins below share one genomic window:
- the LOC113498736 gene encoding uncharacterized protein LOC113498736 isoform X2, with translation MVLLLLALSGALAASTVRRQVYYDDTVEVPHKRAALVLDRLLVALQSALREDSSARRFNRIDSSGPRTAPLRVEEDFNDLGALHRRDDGVNGRAIQCYFNPVTCF, from the exons ATGGTGCTGTTGCTGCTGGCGCTCTCGGGCGCGCTGGCTGCGTCGACGGTACGGCGACAAGTGTACTACGACGACACG gtGGAAGTACCCCATAAGCGAGCCGCGCTGGTGTTGGACCGGCTACTGGTGGCGCTGCAGAGTGCGCTGCGTGAGGACAGCAGCGCGCGGCGATTCAACCGCATCGACTCCAGTGGCCCGAGGACCGCGCCGCTCCGTGTCGAGGAAGACTTCAATGACCTG gGAGCGCTACATCGTCGTGACGATGGCGTGAACGGTCGAGCGATTCAATGTTACTTCAACCCCGTCACTTGCTTCTAA
- the LOC113498736 gene encoding uncharacterized protein LOC113498736 isoform X1, which yields MMGSSMVLLLLALSGALAASTVRRQVYYDDTVEVPHKRAALVLDRLLVALQSALREDSSARRFNRIDSSGPRTAPLRVEEDFNDLGALHRRDDGVNGRAIQCYFNPVTCF from the exons ATGATGGGCAGTTCCATGGTGCTGTTGCTGCTGGCGCTCTCGGGCGCGCTGGCTGCGTCGACGGTACGGCGACAAGTGTACTACGACGACACG gtGGAAGTACCCCATAAGCGAGCCGCGCTGGTGTTGGACCGGCTACTGGTGGCGCTGCAGAGTGCGCTGCGTGAGGACAGCAGCGCGCGGCGATTCAACCGCATCGACTCCAGTGGCCCGAGGACCGCGCCGCTCCGTGTCGAGGAAGACTTCAATGACCTG gGAGCGCTACATCGTCGTGACGATGGCGTGAACGGTCGAGCGATTCAATGTTACTTCAACCCCGTCACTTGCTTCTAA
- the LOC113498912 gene encoding RNA-binding protein with serine-rich domain 1-A-like isoform X1 produces the protein MARPKSPSAASEKEKKKPKENKKKKGDSGSSSSDSSGSSSESSSSRSSSRSSSSSSGSSSRSSSSSSSSSSSSSNNDRSRPKKKISPNKSPVKDRREPDRDKVRDRSPLTDKKKLAAPSANDKGKSKEKHDRSPGRKKRERSPPPRPTRIHIGRLTLNVNRDHIHEIFSTYGTVKAVEFPMDRLHPHNGRGYAYVEFSNADEAENAMKHMDGGQIDGQEITAAPVLVPSRPRRPSPRPPPPRHAPPRRHSPPRYRRRSPMPRRRSPPRRRRSRSRSPRAAPRRRRSRSSSSSSR, from the exons AT GGCTAGACCAAAGTCGCCATCGGCGGCTTCCGAAAAGGAGAAAAAGAAAccaaaggaaaataaaaaaaagaaaggtgATTCAGGATCTAGCAGCAGCGACAGTAGCGGCAG TTCATCAGAGAGCAGTTCATCCCGTTCTTCATCTCGGTCATCTTCAAGCAGTTCTGGAAGCTCTTCTCGGTCATCTTCCTCGTCCAGCTCCTCCAGCAGCAGCAGTAGTAACAATGACCGCTCCAGACCAAAAAAGAA GATTTCACCTAACAAGAGTCCTGTAAAGGATCGCCGTGAGCCTGACAGAGATAAAGTAAGAGACAGGTCTCCCCTCACTGACAAGAAAAAGTTGGCCGCACCTTCAGCAAATGACAAGGGAAAGAGCAAGGAAAAGCATGATAG GTCACCTGGTCGCAAAAAGCGTGAGCGTTCCCCGCCACCTCGACCAACAAGGATTCATATTGGGCGTTTGACATTAAATGTGAACAGAGATCATATCCATGAGATATTCTCCACATATGGTACTGTTAAAGCAGTTGAGTTTCCAATGGATAGATTACATCCTCATAATGGACGAGGATATGCGTATGTCGAGTTCAGTAATGCTGATGAAGCTGAGAATGCTATGAAGCATATGGATGGAG GTCAGATCGACGGTCAGGAAATTACGGCGGCCCCGGTGTTGGTGCCTTCGCGTCCGCGCCGGCCGTCGCCGCGACCGCCGCCGCCCAGGCACGCCCCGCCCCGACGACACTCTCCACCTCG CTACAGGCGCCGCAGCCCGATGCCTCGCCGGCGCTCCCCGCCGCGGCGACGCCGCTCGCGCTCTCGCTCGCCGCGCGctgccccgcgccgccgccgctccaGGTCCTCCTCCTCCTCCTCCCGATAA
- the LOC113498912 gene encoding RNA-binding protein with serine-rich domain 1-A-like isoform X2: protein MARPKSPSAASEKEKKKPKENKKKKGDSGSSSSDSSGSSSESSSSRSSSRSSSSSSGSSSRSSSSSSSSSSSSSNNDRSRPKKKISPNKSPVKDRREPDRDKVRDRSPLTDKKKLAAPSANDKGKSKEKHDRSPGRKKRERSPPPRPTRIHIGRLTLNVNRDHIHEIFSTYGTVKAVEFPMDRLHPHNGRGYAYVEFSNADEAENAMKHMDGGQIDGQEITAAPVLVPSRPRRPSPRPPPPRHAPPRRHSPPRRRSPMPRRRSPPRRRRSRSRSPRAAPRRRRSRSSSSSSR, encoded by the exons AT GGCTAGACCAAAGTCGCCATCGGCGGCTTCCGAAAAGGAGAAAAAGAAAccaaaggaaaataaaaaaaagaaaggtgATTCAGGATCTAGCAGCAGCGACAGTAGCGGCAG TTCATCAGAGAGCAGTTCATCCCGTTCTTCATCTCGGTCATCTTCAAGCAGTTCTGGAAGCTCTTCTCGGTCATCTTCCTCGTCCAGCTCCTCCAGCAGCAGCAGTAGTAACAATGACCGCTCCAGACCAAAAAAGAA GATTTCACCTAACAAGAGTCCTGTAAAGGATCGCCGTGAGCCTGACAGAGATAAAGTAAGAGACAGGTCTCCCCTCACTGACAAGAAAAAGTTGGCCGCACCTTCAGCAAATGACAAGGGAAAGAGCAAGGAAAAGCATGATAG GTCACCTGGTCGCAAAAAGCGTGAGCGTTCCCCGCCACCTCGACCAACAAGGATTCATATTGGGCGTTTGACATTAAATGTGAACAGAGATCATATCCATGAGATATTCTCCACATATGGTACTGTTAAAGCAGTTGAGTTTCCAATGGATAGATTACATCCTCATAATGGACGAGGATATGCGTATGTCGAGTTCAGTAATGCTGATGAAGCTGAGAATGCTATGAAGCATATGGATGGAG GTCAGATCGACGGTCAGGAAATTACGGCGGCCCCGGTGTTGGTGCCTTCGCGTCCGCGCCGGCCGTCGCCGCGACCGCCGCCGCCCAGGCACGCCCCGCCCCGACGACACTCTCCACCTCG GCGCCGCAGCCCGATGCCTCGCCGGCGCTCCCCGCCGCGGCGACGCCGCTCGCGCTCTCGCTCGCCGCGCGctgccccgcgccgccgccgctccaGGTCCTCCTCCTCCTCCTCCCGATAA
- the LOC113498911 gene encoding cell cycle checkpoint protein RAD17 isoform X2 → MSNFKKGDKKWFKPMFDFDDDKPTSKVNEVTQQAKTITVPEPTEEPIKELTTKNIIITDHKHWMKSFEPVTVEDLAIHSKKIQEVEEWVKTVSNNNNSDMLLLTGPVGCGKTITIHVLAAKYNIRVTEWITPMDIDIPMENGEFEYKQKQSAKFLDFILNAANFTSLLDDNSRKLVLVEDFPNTFLRTPAEFTEVLQQYKQRAKSPIVFICSESHTDNKNSAANIFTPSLKEQFNIHHIMFNAVAPTNLKMALKRVAGIINKKHTAVYNPPTPDLIECVVNSSAGDVRSAVLNLHFACLKGGSKLNMDTSVVQGKESKSKTRKKKTSSKFMSLGKDQTVSILHGVGRVLNPKVIETETGNNKLSHSPEEIIEQFISQPVSFVNFLEENYLPHFSCIDHVDKAASALSDADFMLAEWREKLCQEYGLYTAVASLMLANKAPISAWNPVRGPKNMRIQYPTIREIPLLEENQLYKGKILVADYETYCKIIGNKPGT, encoded by the exons GAACCAATCAAAGAGCTAACtacgaaaaatataatcatCACAGATCATAAACATTGGATGAAATCATTTGAACCTGTAACTGTGGAAGATTTAGCAATTCACAGTAAGAAGATACAAGAAGTAGAGGAATGGGTAAAGACTGTTAGCAATAACAACAATAGTGATATGCTGTTACTGACTGGACCTGTTGGCTGTGGGAAGACAATAACAATTCATGTGTTGGCAGCGAAATATAATATCAGAGTCACTGAGTGGATTACACCAATGGATATAGATATTCCCATGGAAAATG GagaatttgaatataaacaaaaacaatctgCTAAGTTTCTAGACTTCATTCTCAATGCAGCTAATTTTACTTCCCTGCTAGATGATAACAGTAGAAAACTGGTGCTGGTGGAAGATTTTCCGAATACATTCTTGAGGACACCTGCAGAGTTTACAGAAGTACTGCA ACAGTACAAGCAAAGGGCTAAGTCACCAATAGTATTTATATGTTCCGAGTCACATACAGACAATAAGAATTCCGCTGCCAACATTTTTACACCAAGTTTAAAGGAGCAATTTAATATCCACCACATCAT GTTCAATGCAGTTGCGccaactaatttaaaaatggcgTTAAAAAGAGTTGCTGGTATAATAAACAAGAAGCACACAGCAGTGTACAACCCTCCAACACCTGACCTAATAGAATGTGTGGTCAATTCTTCTGCAGGAGATGTTAGATCAGCAgtattaaatttgcattttgCTTgcctaaaag gagGATCGAAACTAAATATGGATACCAGTGTTGTACAAGGCAAGGaatcaaaaagtaaaacaagaaaaaagaaaacatctagTAAATTTATGTCATTAGGAAAAGACCAAACAGTGAGCATATTGCATGGAGTTGGTAGGGTACTGAATCCTAAAG TAATAGAAACTGAAACTGgaaataataagttatcacaCTCCCCTGAAGAAATAATTGAACAGTTCATCAGTCAGCCAGTATCATTCGTAAACTTTTTGGAAGAAAATTATTTGCCTCACTTTTCTTGTATAGACCATGTGGATAAAGCAGCTTCTGCCCTCAGTGACGCCGATTTCATGCTTGCGGAATGGcgg GAAAAGTTGTGCCAAGAATATGGTTTGTATACTGCAGTAGCCAGTTTAATGCTTGCTAATAAGGCACCAATATCAGCATGGAACCCGGTGAGAGGTCCAAAAAATATGAGAATACAATACCC GACTATAAGAGAGATACCATTATTAGAAGAAAACCAGTTGTACAAAGGAAAAATTTTAGTGGCTGACTATGAAACATACtgtaaaataattggaaataaacCTGGAACATAA
- the LOC113498911 gene encoding cell cycle checkpoint protein RAD17 isoform X3 has translation MFDFDDDKPTSKVNEVTQQAKTITVPEPTEEPIKELTTKNIIITDHKHWMKSFEPVTVEDLAIHSKKIQEVEEWVKTVSNNNNSDMLLLTGPVGCGKTITIHVLAAKYNIRVTEWITPMDIDIPMENGEFEYKQKQSAKFLDFILNAANFTSLLDDNSRKLVLVEDFPNTFLRTPAEFTEVLQQYKQRAKSPIVFICSESHTDNKNSAANIFTPSLKEQFNIHHIMFNAVAPTNLKMALKRVAGIINKKHTAVYNPPTPDLIECVVNSSAGDVRSAVLNLHFACLKGGSKLNMDTSVVQGKESKSKTRKKKTSSKFMSLGKDQTVSILHGVGRVLNPKVIETETGNNKLSHSPEEIIEQFISQPVSFVNFLEENYLPHFSCIDHVDKAASALSDADFMLAEWREKLCQEYGLYTAVASLMLANKAPISAWNPVRGPKNMRIQYPTIREIPLLEENQLYKGKILVADYETYCKIIGNKPGT, from the exons GAACCAATCAAAGAGCTAACtacgaaaaatataatcatCACAGATCATAAACATTGGATGAAATCATTTGAACCTGTAACTGTGGAAGATTTAGCAATTCACAGTAAGAAGATACAAGAAGTAGAGGAATGGGTAAAGACTGTTAGCAATAACAACAATAGTGATATGCTGTTACTGACTGGACCTGTTGGCTGTGGGAAGACAATAACAATTCATGTGTTGGCAGCGAAATATAATATCAGAGTCACTGAGTGGATTACACCAATGGATATAGATATTCCCATGGAAAATG GagaatttgaatataaacaaaaacaatctgCTAAGTTTCTAGACTTCATTCTCAATGCAGCTAATTTTACTTCCCTGCTAGATGATAACAGTAGAAAACTGGTGCTGGTGGAAGATTTTCCGAATACATTCTTGAGGACACCTGCAGAGTTTACAGAAGTACTGCA ACAGTACAAGCAAAGGGCTAAGTCACCAATAGTATTTATATGTTCCGAGTCACATACAGACAATAAGAATTCCGCTGCCAACATTTTTACACCAAGTTTAAAGGAGCAATTTAATATCCACCACATCAT GTTCAATGCAGTTGCGccaactaatttaaaaatggcgTTAAAAAGAGTTGCTGGTATAATAAACAAGAAGCACACAGCAGTGTACAACCCTCCAACACCTGACCTAATAGAATGTGTGGTCAATTCTTCTGCAGGAGATGTTAGATCAGCAgtattaaatttgcattttgCTTgcctaaaag gagGATCGAAACTAAATATGGATACCAGTGTTGTACAAGGCAAGGaatcaaaaagtaaaacaagaaaaaagaaaacatctagTAAATTTATGTCATTAGGAAAAGACCAAACAGTGAGCATATTGCATGGAGTTGGTAGGGTACTGAATCCTAAAG TAATAGAAACTGAAACTGgaaataataagttatcacaCTCCCCTGAAGAAATAATTGAACAGTTCATCAGTCAGCCAGTATCATTCGTAAACTTTTTGGAAGAAAATTATTTGCCTCACTTTTCTTGTATAGACCATGTGGATAAAGCAGCTTCTGCCCTCAGTGACGCCGATTTCATGCTTGCGGAATGGcgg GAAAAGTTGTGCCAAGAATATGGTTTGTATACTGCAGTAGCCAGTTTAATGCTTGCTAATAAGGCACCAATATCAGCATGGAACCCGGTGAGAGGTCCAAAAAATATGAGAATACAATACCC GACTATAAGAGAGATACCATTATTAGAAGAAAACCAGTTGTACAAAGGAAAAATTTTAGTGGCTGACTATGAAACATACtgtaaaataattggaaataaacCTGGAACATAA